In Planctomycetota bacterium, a genomic segment contains:
- a CDS encoding ATP-binding protein, with protein MGDDRATPDLAAAGGNPPPHPAEATRLAMLHQCSILDTDREPVFDGITQLAASICRTPIALISLVDRDRQWFKSAVGLGARQTPRDQAFCAYAILSEEPLVIEDAARDPRTRDNPLVTGEPGIRFYAGAPIRLESGDPLGTVCVIDTQPRTIDDASLAQLQVLAQQTARLLELRRDARQVEDIRGELRTILDAVPSLIFYKDNANKILNVNRAGAESMRMTVDEISGCQTEEIYPDDASAYLEDDLEVLNSGRPKLGIEESYVNAEGKRRVIRTDKIPLPNQHGEFDRLVAIATDVSELRQAETRLKEVHERLDLALRAAGQATWDWHMPDHIVAYSDTWYTMLGYEPGELPMTFEVWEELVHPSDIAVAMACMEAHLSGECDTFEANLRMRRKDGSWMWIRTIGRIVARDDEGKPLRVAGMHLDIDAEQKLQQELTSRNTELSQFAYVASHDLQEPLRSIASHLAIIQEDCGDLLPEVTRPSLEFAISGAKRMKVLIDDLLQLSRINRTGRSPEPTPLAEPLRAALASLEAAIAESGAEVEVGQLGHALADAPQITQVFQNLIGNAIKFSGDRPPRIRVSAERRASSVAVSIADEGVGFDPALSDRVFQIFQRLHTRSEYEGTGIGLAICKRVVERHGGGITVDSQPGRGTTFTFTLPACSEERHEQSSVRKAG; from the coding sequence ATGGGCGACGACCGTGCCACGCCGGATCTCGCCGCCGCGGGGGGCAATCCGCCCCCGCACCCAGCCGAGGCCACCCGCCTGGCGATGCTCCACCAGTGCAGCATCCTGGATACCGACCGCGAGCCGGTGTTCGACGGCATCACCCAGCTCGCCGCGAGCATCTGCCGGACGCCCATCGCGCTCATCTCGCTGGTCGATCGTGATCGCCAGTGGTTCAAGAGTGCCGTGGGCCTCGGCGCCCGCCAGACTCCCCGCGACCAAGCGTTCTGCGCGTACGCCATCCTGTCCGAGGAACCCCTGGTCATCGAGGACGCCGCCCGCGACCCGCGGACCCGCGACAACCCGCTGGTCACCGGCGAGCCCGGCATTCGCTTCTATGCCGGCGCGCCGATCCGCCTCGAGTCGGGCGATCCGTTGGGCACCGTGTGCGTCATCGATACCCAGCCGCGCACCATCGACGATGCGTCGCTCGCCCAGCTGCAGGTCCTCGCGCAGCAGACCGCACGGCTGCTCGAGCTGCGCCGCGACGCCCGGCAGGTCGAAGACATTCGGGGCGAGCTGCGGACCATCCTCGATGCCGTCCCGTCGCTGATCTTCTACAAGGACAACGCCAACAAGATCCTCAACGTCAACCGCGCGGGCGCCGAATCGATGCGGATGACCGTCGACGAGATCTCGGGCTGCCAGACCGAGGAGATCTACCCCGACGACGCGTCGGCCTACCTGGAGGACGATCTCGAGGTGCTCAACTCGGGCAGGCCCAAGCTGGGGATCGAGGAGAGCTACGTCAACGCCGAGGGCAAGCGTCGCGTCATCCGCACCGACAAGATCCCGCTGCCCAACCAGCACGGCGAGTTCGATCGCCTGGTGGCGATCGCCACGGACGTCAGCGAGCTCCGCCAGGCCGAGACCCGGCTCAAGGAGGTCCACGAGCGGCTCGACCTCGCGCTGCGGGCGGCGGGCCAGGCGACCTGGGACTGGCACATGCCCGACCATATCGTCGCCTACAGCGACACCTGGTACACCATGCTGGGCTACGAGCCCGGCGAGCTGCCCATGACCTTCGAGGTCTGGGAGGAGCTGGTGCACCCCTCGGACATCGCCGTCGCGATGGCCTGCATGGAGGCGCACCTCTCTGGGGAGTGCGATACGTTCGAGGCCAACCTCCGCATGCGCCGCAAGGACGGCTCGTGGATGTGGATCCGCACGATCGGCCGCATCGTCGCGCGGGACGACGAGGGCAAGCCGCTCCGCGTGGCGGGCATGCACCTGGACATCGATGCCGAGCAGAAGCTCCAGCAGGAACTCACGAGCCGCAACACCGAGCTCAGCCAGTTCGCATACGTGGCGTCGCACGACCTGCAGGAGCCGCTGCGATCCATCGCGAGCCACCTGGCGATCATCCAGGAGGACTGCGGCGACCTGCTGCCCGAGGTGACCCGGCCCTCGCTGGAATTCGCCATCAGCGGCGCCAAGCGGATGAAGGTGCTCATCGACGACCTGCTGCAGCTCTCGCGGATCAATCGCACGGGCCGCAGCCCCGAGCCCACCCCGCTGGCCGAGCCCCTGCGGGCGGCGCTCGCCTCGCTCGAGGCCGCCATCGCCGAGTCGGGCGCCGAGGTCGAGGTCGGCCAGCTGGGCCACGCGCTGGCCGACGCCCCGCAGATCACGCAGGTCTTCCAGAATCTCATCGGCAACGCCATCAAGTTCTCGGGCGACCGTCCGCCCCGCATCCGGGTGTCGGCCGAGCGCCGTGCGTCCTCGGTGGCGGTGTCCATCGCCGACGAGGGCGTGGGCTTCGATCCCGCGCTGTCGGATCGCGTGTTCCAGATCTTCCAGCGGCTGCACACCCGGTCGGAGTACGAGGGCACCGGCATCGGTCTGGCGATCTGCAAGCGAGTCGTCGAGCGGCACGGCGGCGGCATCACCGTGGATTCGCAGCCCGGCCGGGGCACGACCTTTACCTTCACGCTCCCCGCATGCTCGGAGGAACGCCATGAGCAGTCCAGCGTCCGCAAGGCCGGTTGA
- the lysW gene encoding lysine biosynthesis protein LysW, which produces MIESPSATTACPECDAAVAFDRPPLNGQIARCGDCGAELEVIAIQPITLELAPEVEEDWGE; this is translated from the coding sequence ATGATCGAATCGCCGAGCGCCACCACCGCCTGTCCCGAGTGCGATGCCGCCGTCGCCTTCGACCGCCCGCCGCTCAACGGCCAGATCGCCCGCTGCGGCGACTGCGGCGCGGAGCTGGAGGTCATCGCCATCCAGCCCATCACCCTCGAGCTGGCGCCCGAGGTCGAGGAAGACTGGGGCGAATAG
- the lysX gene encoding lysine biosynthesis protein LysX — MHIAMTYTRLRTEERLLLDAIESIGVRVTPVDLRGIVFDPADAGEWARYDAVLDRSVSLTATLTALRLIEGYGVRCINPLRSIEVCADKLRTTIELVRAGVPTPAVRVATNADAGLRAVEAIGYPAVLKPTVGSWGRLVARLNDRDAAEAILEHRETLGSVQQGVVYAQEHVDKPGRDIRVFVVGGEPIAAIVRSSDHWVTNTARGAQAEGLAINDELRDASARAAAAVDADVVAVDVLEDPRRGLLVNELNHSMEFRNSIDTTGVDIPAAVARHAVAIAEGAAAC, encoded by the coding sequence ATGCACATCGCGATGACCTACACGCGTCTGCGGACCGAGGAGCGGCTGCTGCTCGATGCCATCGAGTCCATCGGCGTCCGCGTGACGCCCGTGGATCTGCGTGGGATCGTGTTCGACCCCGCCGACGCCGGCGAGTGGGCACGGTACGACGCCGTGCTCGATCGCTCGGTGAGCCTAACGGCGACGCTGACCGCGTTGCGGCTGATCGAGGGCTACGGCGTCCGCTGCATCAACCCGCTGCGGTCGATCGAGGTCTGCGCCGACAAGCTGCGGACGACCATCGAGCTGGTGCGAGCGGGCGTGCCGACGCCGGCGGTCCGCGTCGCGACCAACGCCGACGCGGGGCTGCGGGCGGTCGAGGCCATCGGCTACCCGGCGGTCCTCAAGCCGACCGTGGGTTCGTGGGGCCGGCTCGTGGCCCGGCTCAACGATCGCGACGCGGCCGAGGCGATCCTGGAGCACCGCGAGACGCTCGGATCGGTGCAGCAGGGCGTGGTGTACGCCCAGGAGCACGTGGACAAGCCGGGGCGGGACATCCGCGTGTTCGTCGTGGGCGGCGAGCCGATCGCGGCCATCGTGCGCTCGAGCGACCACTGGGTGACGAACACCGCGCGGGGCGCGCAGGCCGAGGGGCTCGCGATCAACGACGAGCTGCGGGACGCCTCGGCGCGCGCGGCCGCGGCGGTGGACGCCGACGTCGTCGCGGTGGACGTCCTCGAAGATCCGCGGCGGGGGCTGCTCGTCAACGAGCTGAACCACTCGATGGAGTTCCGCAACAGCATCGACACCACGGGCGTGGATATCCCCGCGGCCGTGGCTCGACACGCCGTGGCGATCGCCGAGGGAGCGGCCGCGTGCTGA
- the argC gene encoding N-acetyl-gamma-glutamyl-phosphate reductase, protein MLRRASIVGGSGFTGGELLRLLHAHPEMEIAQVSSRSLAGRPVHGVHPNLRGHVDAAFCTPNEIEGCDVLFLCMPHGRAAAEIDGWRGLAPLVVDLSADFRLSDPEAYERWYGETHPAPAVLAEAAYGLAEVSRAQLTGAGLVSGVGCNATAMTLALLPLARAGLVRRAIADMKVGSSEAGSEGGAGSHHAIRARTARTYSTAGHRHLAEVEQSLGPLDLDATITAIDMVRGVLCTAHVEPTERLATRDLWRLYREAYGGEPFVRIVADRSGPNRLPDPRVVVGSNHADVGFAIDERSGRIVALCAIDNLVKGAAGSAIQAMNVALSLDEALGLGFPGLHPA, encoded by the coding sequence GTGCTGAGGCGGGCGTCCATCGTCGGCGGCAGCGGCTTCACGGGCGGCGAGCTATTGCGGCTGCTGCACGCCCATCCCGAGATGGAGATCGCGCAGGTCTCCAGCCGCTCGCTGGCGGGGCGGCCGGTGCACGGCGTGCACCCCAATCTGCGCGGGCACGTCGACGCGGCCTTCTGCACGCCCAACGAGATCGAGGGCTGCGACGTGCTCTTCCTGTGCATGCCGCACGGGCGGGCGGCGGCCGAGATCGATGGCTGGCGGGGCCTCGCGCCGCTGGTGGTCGATCTGTCGGCGGACTTCCGGCTTTCGGATCCGGAGGCGTACGAGCGCTGGTACGGCGAGACCCATCCGGCGCCCGCCGTGCTGGCCGAGGCGGCCTACGGGCTGGCCGAGGTCTCGCGGGCGCAGCTGACGGGAGCGGGGCTGGTGTCGGGCGTGGGCTGCAACGCGACGGCGATGACGCTGGCGCTGCTGCCGCTCGCGCGGGCCGGCCTCGTCCGACGGGCGATCGCGGACATGAAGGTCGGCTCCTCGGAAGCCGGCTCCGAGGGAGGTGCGGGCTCGCACCACGCGATCCGCGCGCGCACGGCTCGCACGTACAGCACGGCGGGGCATCGGCACCTGGCCGAGGTGGAGCAGTCGCTAGGGCCGCTGGACCTCGACGCGACGATCACCGCCATCGACATGGTTCGGGGCGTGCTGTGCACGGCGCACGTCGAGCCCACAGAGCGGCTGGCGACCCGCGACCTGTGGCGGCTGTACCGCGAGGCCTACGGCGGCGAGCCCTTCGTGCGGATCGTGGCCGATCGGAGCGGTCCCAACCGGCTGCCCGACCCGCGGGTGGTGGTCGGATCGAACCACGCCGATGTGGGCTTCGCGATCGACGAGCGATCGGGACGCATCGTGGCGCTGTGCGCCATCGACAACCTGGTGAAGGGCGCCGCGGGGTCGGCCATCCAGGCGATGAACGTTGCACTCAGCCTCGACGAGGCGCTGGGGCTGGGCTTTCCGGGGCTGCACCCCGCGTAG
- a CDS encoding [LysW]-aminoadipate kinase, with protein MHTIVVKIGGGEGIDPMIAVPEIAELVRAGVRVVLVHGGSHETNVLAEALGHPPETITSPSGHQSRRTDRRTLEIFEMAYCGRVNKAVVEGLRAASVDAVGLSGLDAGIWQGRRKHAIRAMDDEGRTRIIRDDLSGRVDSVDGDFLGVLLDAGRTPVLTPPAVTPEGVAINVDADRAAAATAAALRADELLLLSNVPGVLADPARPETLIRRVGDDALESVRAAARGRMKNKVLAAEEAIAGGVPRVAIASASGGDAIARARSGSGTVFAAAVAS; from the coding sequence ATGCACACCATCGTGGTCAAGATCGGCGGCGGCGAGGGAATCGACCCGATGATCGCGGTCCCGGAGATCGCCGAACTCGTCCGTGCCGGCGTCCGCGTCGTGCTCGTGCATGGTGGTTCGCACGAGACCAACGTGCTGGCCGAGGCGCTGGGCCATCCGCCGGAGACGATCACCAGCCCGAGCGGGCACCAGTCCCGCCGGACCGATCGTCGGACGCTGGAGATCTTCGAGATGGCCTACTGCGGCCGGGTGAACAAGGCGGTGGTCGAGGGCCTGCGCGCCGCGAGTGTCGATGCCGTCGGCCTGAGCGGGCTCGACGCGGGCATCTGGCAGGGTCGGCGGAAGCACGCCATCCGCGCAATGGACGATGAGGGCCGCACGCGGATCATCCGCGACGACCTGTCAGGCCGCGTCGACTCGGTCGACGGCGACTTCCTCGGCGTGCTGCTGGATGCGGGGCGGACGCCCGTGCTTACGCCGCCGGCGGTGACGCCCGAGGGCGTGGCGATCAACGTCGACGCGGATCGGGCGGCGGCCGCGACCGCGGCGGCGCTGCGGGCCGACGAACTGCTGCTGCTCTCGAACGTGCCGGGCGTGCTGGCCGACCCGGCACGGCCCGAGACGCTCATCCGCCGCGTCGGCGACGATGCGCTCGAGTCGGTGCGTGCCGCGGCCCGCGGGCGGATGAAGAACAAGGTGCTCGCGGCCGAAGAGGCGATCGCGGGCGGCGTGCCCCGGGTGGCGATCGCCTCGGCGTCGGGCGGCGACGCGATCGCACGGGCACGGTCAGGAAGCGGCACGGTGTTCGCCGCGGCGGTGGCGTCGTGA
- a CDS encoding [LysW]-lysine hydrolase, whose amino-acid sequence MSVPHPQLDGDARFLVDLVSTPSISGRERAAAELFVDRARAWGFDADIDEATNAVAHRGPADAAIHVVLLGHIDTVAGDIPVRIEDGVLHGRGSVDAKGPLAAMLAAARRADMPAGVRLTVAGAAGEETPMSPGARHLVDRWRPDACIIGEPSGWDGVTLGYKGRLLAAATATCPHHHSAGRDPSAADLAFAWWRGVLGYADAFNADCGRVFDGIQASMQDMHSDCDGLTQRASIDAGFRLPVGVEPAVLAEQLRAMAPAGVQIECRGMERAHATDRSDPVVRALTSAIRTNGGRPRPKLKTGTADLNVVGPAWRCPIAAYGPGDSTLDHTPDERLPLDEFGRSIDVLADAIASLIDELCAADPATASGVPQRVG is encoded by the coding sequence GTGAGCGTTCCGCATCCACAGTTGGATGGCGACGCGCGGTTCCTCGTCGACCTGGTGTCGACGCCCAGCATCTCGGGTAGGGAGCGAGCAGCGGCCGAGCTATTTGTTGATCGAGCTCGCGCCTGGGGCTTCGACGCGGACATCGACGAGGCGACCAACGCCGTCGCGCACCGCGGCCCCGCGGATGCGGCCATCCACGTCGTGCTGCTGGGCCACATCGATACCGTGGCCGGCGACATCCCGGTGCGGATCGAGGACGGCGTGCTGCACGGGCGGGGCAGCGTGGACGCCAAGGGGCCGCTGGCGGCGATGCTGGCGGCCGCACGGCGGGCGGACATGCCCGCGGGCGTGCGCCTGACGGTGGCGGGTGCCGCGGGCGAGGAGACGCCGATGTCGCCCGGCGCGCGGCACCTGGTCGATCGGTGGCGGCCCGATGCTTGCATCATCGGCGAGCCGAGCGGTTGGGACGGCGTGACGCTGGGCTACAAGGGTCGGCTGCTGGCGGCCGCGACGGCGACGTGCCCGCACCACCACTCCGCGGGACGCGATCCGTCGGCGGCGGACCTCGCGTTCGCGTGGTGGCGCGGCGTGCTTGGCTACGCCGATGCGTTCAACGCGGATTGTGGCCGCGTCTTCGACGGGATCCAGGCGAGCATGCAGGACATGCATTCGGATTGCGACGGATTGACGCAGCGGGCGAGCATCGACGCGGGCTTCCGGCTGCCGGTGGGCGTCGAGCCGGCCGTGTTGGCGGAGCAGCTGCGGGCGATGGCGCCGGCGGGTGTGCAGATCGAGTGCCGCGGCATGGAGCGCGCACATGCGACCGACCGGAGCGATCCGGTCGTGCGGGCGCTGACCAGCGCGATACGGACCAACGGCGGCCGGCCGCGTCCCAAGCTCAAGACCGGAACGGCGGATCTGAACGTGGTCGGGCCCGCGTGGCGATGCCCGATCGCCGCATACGGGCCGGGCGATAGCACGCTCGACCACACACCGGACGAGCGACTCCCGCTGGACGAGTTCGGGCGGTCGATCGACGTGCTGGCGGATGCAATCGCGTCGCTCATCGACGAGCTGTGCGCGGCGGATCCGGCAACGGCCTCGGGCGTGCCGCAGCGGGTTGGCTAG
- a CDS encoding protein kinase has translation MDAARYELVTRLFQEVCDLPPERRIAVLDERCDDAELRRAVEDLVAEDGSAAGFLEPSAVASASPEEPATLRRVGRYAVVEELGRGGMGVVLRALQETPKRDVALKLIKPELFGRGIAGRLEQEAEILGRLRHPGIAQIFEAGHAEVVDDRGRSEERPFIAMELVEGTPLEVHARNQGLSIRERVALLAVLCDALQHAHQRGVIHLDLKPANILVDENGAPRVLDFGVARALDRGVEARLAEGGSIIGTLAYMPPEQLTGHTHDLDTRADIYALGALGFELLTGQLPRRAPTAGFGGTPLAADAQQAARDALLAALTAPTPAAQEVDARIDAELSAVLARAMAPDRERRYASIGQFGADLRRWLAHEPVDARSGGPLRRARLYARRNRPVVIAASITVLIAVAALGLLVASMLNAHASAEREREATQAALLATAEAEAEILRAGRMSTFLQNAIFGVDPEELGPDASFFDALEYASNRIHRDLADAPLVEAEVRYSIGFIYRRHSMYAPARRNIQAALRTWREHLGEDHPKSISAAEEIAYLTLLVDGQAEAAAEGFRRILQLQQAAGRDESAEAGWQWLKLGRSLLMHDRLHESRDALDRASDLLARHYGEAYRARAMAWRALAELAGGDASEAEATARAALQLVDGASEQSYAEAHVRTVLARVLVEADRFDEAEEHAHAARRILEARLPENHVDLADVHEVEARLALAAGRIEAASTHADACHRIRSSRLGPDHPDLIAASALRTMAVVAPQNPSDAMHAIDELFRSAEQLAGSDHRLSLELIRYAIACAESAGDAAAAFNKGRVLQSLGERRAARLLASQEPAVR, from the coding sequence ATGGACGCCGCCCGCTACGAGCTCGTCACGAGGCTGTTCCAGGAGGTCTGCGACCTGCCGCCCGAGCGACGAATCGCGGTGCTCGACGAGCGCTGCGACGACGCCGAGCTGCGGCGGGCCGTGGAGGATCTCGTAGCCGAGGACGGTTCGGCGGCGGGATTCCTCGAGCCGTCCGCCGTCGCGTCGGCGTCGCCAGAAGAGCCGGCCACGCTCCGCCGCGTCGGCCGCTACGCGGTGGTCGAGGAGCTGGGCCGCGGTGGCATGGGTGTCGTGCTCCGGGCCCTCCAAGAGACGCCCAAGCGCGACGTCGCCCTCAAGCTCATCAAGCCCGAGCTCTTCGGCCGGGGCATCGCGGGCCGGCTCGAGCAGGAGGCCGAGATCCTCGGACGCCTTCGGCACCCCGGCATCGCCCAGATCTTCGAGGCCGGCCACGCCGAGGTCGTCGATGATCGAGGCCGCAGCGAGGAGCGGCCGTTCATCGCGATGGAGCTCGTGGAGGGCACGCCCCTCGAGGTGCACGCACGCAACCAGGGCCTCTCGATCCGGGAGCGCGTTGCGCTGCTGGCCGTGCTCTGCGACGCGTTGCAGCACGCCCACCAGCGCGGCGTCATCCACCTGGACCTCAAGCCCGCCAACATCCTCGTCGACGAGAACGGCGCCCCACGCGTGCTCGATTTCGGCGTCGCCCGCGCCCTCGATCGCGGCGTCGAGGCCCGGCTCGCCGAGGGTGGGAGCATCATCGGCACGCTCGCCTACATGCCCCCCGAGCAGCTCACCGGGCACACCCACGATCTCGACACCCGTGCCGACATCTACGCCCTGGGCGCTCTGGGCTTCGAGCTGCTGACCGGCCAGCTGCCTCGCCGCGCGCCGACCGCGGGATTCGGCGGCACGCCCCTCGCGGCCGACGCGCAGCAGGCCGCCCGCGACGCGCTGCTGGCCGCCCTGACCGCGCCGACGCCGGCGGCGCAGGAGGTCGATGCCCGCATCGACGCCGAGCTGAGTGCGGTGCTCGCGCGGGCCATGGCGCCCGACCGCGAGCGGCGGTACGCCTCCATCGGCCAGTTCGGGGCCGACCTGCGCAGGTGGCTCGCACACGAGCCCGTCGACGCTCGCAGCGGCGGACCGCTCCGGCGGGCCCGTCTCTACGCACGTCGCAACCGCCCGGTGGTCATCGCCGCCTCGATCACCGTGCTCATCGCCGTCGCCGCCCTCGGGCTGCTCGTCGCGAGCATGCTCAACGCGCACGCGTCGGCCGAGCGGGAGCGCGAGGCGACCCAGGCCGCGCTGCTCGCCACCGCCGAGGCCGAGGCCGAGATCCTCCGCGCGGGTCGCATGAGCACCTTCCTCCAGAACGCCATCTTCGGCGTCGACCCCGAGGAACTCGGCCCCGATGCCAGCTTCTTCGACGCGCTGGAGTACGCGTCCAACCGCATCCACCGGGATCTCGCCGACGCGCCGCTCGTGGAGGCCGAGGTCCGCTACTCCATCGGCTTCATCTACCGCCGCCACTCGATGTACGCCCCCGCCCGGCGGAACATCCAGGCGGCCCTGCGCACCTGGCGGGAACACCTGGGCGAGGACCACCCCAAGTCCATCTCCGCTGCGGAGGAGATTGCCTACCTCACGCTGCTCGTCGACGGGCAGGCCGAGGCGGCCGCGGAGGGCTTCCGCCGCATCCTGCAGCTCCAGCAGGCAGCCGGCCGTGACGAATCCGCCGAAGCCGGCTGGCAGTGGCTCAAGCTCGGTCGCTCGTTGCTCATGCACGACCGCCTGCACGAGTCCCGCGACGCCCTGGATCGTGCCAGCGATCTGCTCGCGCGGCACTACGGCGAGGCCTACCGCGCACGCGCCATGGCCTGGCGCGCGCTCGCCGAACTCGCCGGCGGCGATGCGTCCGAGGCCGAGGCCACCGCCCGCGCCGCGCTGCAACTCGTTGATGGCGCGAGCGAGCAGTCCTACGCCGAGGCCCACGTCCGCACCGTGCTCGCGCGCGTGCTCGTGGAGGCCGATCGGTTCGACGAGGCGGAGGAGCACGCCCACGCCGCGCGACGGATCCTCGAGGCCAGGCTGCCCGAGAACCACGTCGACCTCGCCGACGTCCACGAGGTCGAGGCGCGGCTCGCGCTCGCCGCCGGCCGCATCGAGGCGGCCTCGACCCACGCCGACGCCTGCCACCGCATCCGCTCGAGCAGGCTCGGCCCCGACCATCCGGACCTCATCGCCGCCAGCGCCCTGCGCACGATGGCCGTGGTCGCGCCGCAGAATCCGAGCGATGCGATGCACGCCATCGACGAGCTGTTCCGCTCCGCGGAACAGCTCGCGGGGTCGGACCATCGCCTGTCCCTCGAGCTGATTCGCTACGCCATCGCCTGCGCGGAATCCGCCGGCGACGCCGCAGCGGCGTTCAACAAGGGACGCGTGCTGCAGTCGCTCGGCGAGCGGCGTGCCGCCCGCTTGCTCGCAAGCCAGGAACCGGCGGTCCGCTAG
- a CDS encoding ECF-type sigma factor, whose amino-acid sequence MDDDLTKLLDRVGSGDARAREDLVERVYDRLRAMAGRQLGGSAAHTLHATALVHDAYAKLFGGRDPSFEGRHHFFGAAASAMRQAAVEHARQRLAQKRGGHWHRVTLTGLDVAGGDEVDTLGLDAALTELANLHPRQARIVELRFFAGLTVAEAADALGVSPRTVELDWRTARAWLRSRLSEGDAGDAE is encoded by the coding sequence ATGGACGACGACCTCACCAAGCTGCTGGATCGCGTCGGCTCGGGCGATGCCCGCGCGCGGGAGGACCTCGTCGAGCGGGTCTACGACCGCCTCCGAGCCATGGCCGGCCGGCAGCTCGGCGGGTCGGCGGCCCACACGCTGCACGCCACTGCCCTCGTCCACGATGCCTACGCCAAGCTCTTCGGTGGCCGCGACCCCAGCTTCGAGGGCCGCCACCACTTCTTCGGCGCGGCCGCGAGCGCCATGCGGCAGGCCGCCGTCGAGCACGCCCGCCAGCGGCTCGCCCAGAAGCGGGGCGGCCACTGGCACCGCGTCACGCTCACCGGCCTCGACGTCGCCGGCGGCGATGAGGTCGACACCCTCGGCCTCGATGCAGCGCTCACCGAGCTGGCGAACCTCCACCCCAGGCAGGCCCGCATCGTCGAACTGCGGTTCTTCGCGGGCCTCACCGTCGCCGAGGCCGCCGATGCGCTCGGCGTCTCGCCCCGCACCGTCGAGCTGGACTGGCGGACGGCGCGGGCCTGGCTGCGGAGCCGCCTGAGCGAGGGCGACGCGGGAGATGCCGAGTGA
- a CDS encoding GC-type dockerin domain-anchored protein, translating to MQSMTNRTLVAATLVAAAGAAHASDPVVYSDSGATAGDITATVDAFRDALGDLNRPEPGTVGTGRRQIDWDAAPDAVSAPNDFPGDFFNFPAFPRARGVVFTTDGTGFQLSATEASGVGVEFANIDPTYDDIFSTFSPERLFTPIGSNVVDVHFRIPGEDRPAASTGFGAVFSDVDTEEQTSLTFYGLDDEFLGIYYVQAGDVDSESLSFLGVKYDEAIVTRVRIVTGDTALAAGVQEAWPANDLVVMDDFIFGEPNFLPCFADQDADGELTIFDFLGFQNAFAAGSLDADCDGNGRLEIWDFLCFQNAFDTGCP from the coding sequence ATGCAGTCCATGACCAACCGCACGCTCGTTGCCGCCACCCTCGTCGCCGCCGCAGGCGCCGCCCACGCCTCCGACCCGGTCGTCTACAGCGATTCGGGCGCCACCGCCGGGGACATCACCGCGACGGTCGACGCCTTCCGCGACGCCCTGGGCGATCTGAACCGTCCCGAGCCGGGCACGGTGGGCACGGGCCGCCGCCAGATCGACTGGGATGCCGCCCCCGACGCCGTCAGCGCCCCCAACGACTTCCCGGGCGATTTCTTCAACTTCCCGGCCTTCCCGCGGGCCCGGGGCGTGGTGTTCACCACGGACGGCACGGGCTTCCAGCTGTCGGCCACCGAGGCGTCGGGCGTGGGCGTGGAGTTCGCCAACATCGACCCGACCTACGACGACATCTTCTCGACCTTTAGCCCCGAGCGGCTGTTCACGCCCATCGGCAGCAACGTCGTCGACGTGCACTTCCGGATTCCCGGCGAGGACCGCCCCGCCGCCAGCACCGGCTTCGGCGCCGTCTTCAGCGACGTGGACACCGAGGAGCAGACCAGCCTGACGTTCTACGGCCTGGACGACGAGTTCCTGGGCATCTATTACGTGCAGGCCGGCGACGTGGATAGCGAGTCGCTGTCGTTCCTGGGCGTGAAGTACGACGAGGCGATCGTGACCCGCGTGCGGATCGTGACCGGCGATACCGCGCTGGCCGCCGGCGTGCAGGAAGCCTGGCCCGCCAACGACCTGGTGGTCATGGACGACTTCATCTTCGGCGAGCCCAACTTCCTGCCGTGCTTCGCCGACCAGGACGCCGACGGCGAGCTGACGATCTTCGACTTCCTCGGCTTCCAGAACGCATTCGCCGCCGGCAGCCTCGATGCCGACTGCGACGGCAACGGCCGGCTCGAGATCTGGGACTTCCTCTGCTTCCAGAACGCATTCGACACCGGCTGCCCGTAA